CTCGAAAAACCCCGCACTCACCGCACGCCCGACGCCCAACACGCTTCCCTCCTCGGTCCCGCCATCACCACGACCGACATCGAGGCCACCATCGCCCGTCACCAAGCGGTCGCCGAACACCTGCCCGACGAATCCGCCCTCCTGCAACGCGTCGCCGAACTCCTCGACGAGGGGCAGGTTGTCGGCTGGGTGCAGGGCCGCATGGAGTTTGGCCCCCGCGCCCTCGGCAGCCGCTCCATCCTCGGCGATGCCCGCGACACGCGCATGCAGAGCACGATGAACCTGAAGATCAAATTCCGGGAATCGTTCCGCCCCTTCGCCCCGCTGGTGCGCCGTGAAAACGCCAGCGATTACTTCGAGATTTCCCCCGAGCACGACAGCCCCTACATGCTCATCGTCGCGCCCGTGCGGGAGGAACACCGTCGTGAGGTCACCACCGATCCCCGCGAGGGCGTCGAGCGCGTCAACGAAGTCAGGAGCACCGTCCCCGCCATCACCCACGTCGACTATTCTGCTCGTATCCAAACCGTGGACACCGAGCGCAGCCCCCGCCTCCACCGCCTGCTCACCACCTTCGCCGAGCGCACCGGGTGTCCCGTGCTCATCAACACCAGCTTCAACATCCGCGGCGAACCCATCGTCTGCACCGCCGAGGACGCCTACCGCTGCTTCCTCGCCACCGGCATGGACGCCCTCGTCATCAACGACCACCTCTTCCTCAAGGACGCCCAACCCGAGACAGCAGTAGACGAACGCACCGCCTACCTCGCCCGCTTCGGCAACGACTGACCGCCCCCCCCACCACCACTTTTGCAGCCACGAACTTACACGGATGGATATGCCCAGATTCCCGAGAGTAGCTGCGCTTGAGCCGGAGGTGAAAGCGTGGCCCGAAAGCGACCACTCCGCTAACACCGAACCGTTGCACTCCAACCCACCCACCGGCAGAGACAAGCTCGAGGGCGTGTCGGGGAAAACCTTCGGGCAGGAATCCGTGTTTATCGGTGTGATCCGTGGCCCCACTTTCATACTAACGAAGTAGAACGAGTCGCCCCCGCCATTATAGCTTTTTAGCCTTTCAGTTTTCAGCATTCCGACAGCGGCTCCGCCGCTGCCCTCCCTCATGTCTTTGATCAAAATCAACCGCCACCCATCGCCCAAAGACCTGCGTGTTTTCGCCACGCTCTGGCTGCTCTTCCTCGGCGTTTTCGGTTTCGTCGCTCAACACCGCGGTGCGTCCAACCTTGCCTGGACGTTATGGTCGCTGGCCGGCCTCGTCGGCGCACTCGGTTGGATCGTTCCGCCCGCCGTCCGCTGGGTTTATCTCGCCGCGATTTATATCACCTCCCCCATCGGCTTTGTCCTCTCGCACGTGATTCTTGGCCTGGTCTATTACCTCGTCCTCACCCCCATCGGCCTCATCATGCGTGCCTTGGGCCGCGACCCACTGGAACGCCGCTACGACCCCACCCAAACCTCCTACTGGAAACCCCGCGCCGGACAACGCCCCCCCGCCTCCTACCTCAAGCAGCACTAGAGCCCCTCAAAGTAGCTGCGCTTGAGCCGGAGGCGAAAGCGTGGCCCGATGCCGCCCCACCACATCGACATTTTATCCGTGTTCATCTGTGCCCATCTGTGGTTAAGAACTCTCCAGCCATGCCCGACGACACCGAACCCAGTTTTGCCGAAGCCTCCCGCCAAGAACAGCGCGGCATGATCGCCGAGTTTTGGGATTTTATCCGTCACAACAAAAAGTGGTGGCTCACCCCCATCATCATCGTGCTTCTGCTCGTGAGTGCGCTCATCCTACTCGGCGGCTCCGGCGCAGCCCCCTTCATCTACTCGCTGTTCTGACCCCGTAGCGGCGGCTTCAGCCGCCGTTCCCGAGTTATGCCGCCATCTCGGCTCAATGCTCGTGCTGCAGCCACAGCGCGACCACCGCCAACACCGCAAACAACGCCGCCAGCAGCCCGGCTTCGTAGCGTTCAAAACGCTCCACCCGCAGGCGTTCGCTACCGACCAGCGTTAACCACGTGAGCAGCGTCATGCCGCCCACCGCGCCCAGCGCCAAAATCACGCTCAGCACCACAAAACCGGTCCAGCCAAACTGCACCCCGCTCAAATAGATCGGCAAAAAGCCTTCACACGGCGACAGCGTGAGCATGACAAACAAGCCACTCACCGCCGCCCAATCGCCGCGGTCGGGTTTCACCAAAGGCGTGTCCTTCAGCTCGTCGTCCCAGTGGGTGTGGCCGTGGTCATGTTCATGCTCCCCACAAGCCTTGCTCGGCGCATGCGTCGTCCCGGGCGGATGGTGATGGCACACGCCCCGACCCGTGAGTTGCCGCCACCCATAGTAGAACGCGATGGCCGCGAGCAGCCCCGCCGTCAGCAGCGGAAACGCGTGCCCCAGCTCCTCATCGAGTCGAAAGCCAAACCACGCGATCGCCAGCCCCAGCAGACTGGTCAACGCCACATGGCCCAATCCAGCTGCGCTCACCATCGCCAAAGTCTTGGCGTGGGACCACGAGCGGGCCTTCGCCACGAGGACAAAAGGCAGCCAATGGGTCGGGATCGCGGCATGCAGAAAAGCAACGGCGAAACCCGTCAGGGCAATGGTGGCTAAAGCGGTATCGTTCATGAAGAAATGCGTCTGGCGGACGCCCGGCGCACCATCCATCGCGATGGTTCGCCCGCTGTCCAACGCGAACTCTAGCAAAGTCGTCAAGCCCCCTCAGCCCGAAAAACCTGTCGCAACCAAACTGCCGCCAATCACCGCGACCCGGAAAGCGCCATGACGCTATCCGGCCCACGCCGCCCCACTACCCCCCAACTGATTCACCCTGCCCTGTTGGCCTCAGGAGTTGGTTCGGCCTCTCTGCCGCAACCTTACTTCTACTTGTTATGCTCATACGCCAACCACTCCTCTAGGCCTCCAACAAACGTCCCGTTTTCGAAGAAGAAACGCGCCTCTTCGCCGGCCCCCTCGCCGTAAGTGAACGTGAGGGAAAAGCGACCTTCCGTATACGGCTGAGTGCTATTCTCGTGAAACGTAATCCTCAAGGAGTCCAAGCGCGGTGCGACGATGCCTTCTACGGCGCTGGATGGCACCTGATACTCGATGTCTTCACGTGAAACGACCGTAATCGCGGTCAAGGCAACAGTGTTGAGGTGTGTCGTGAAAATCACGCGATCACCGCTTTCGAATGCGACCTCGATACGTTCGATGTGCGGGTGATATGTCCGAGTCGCAAACAACGGGGACGCCAGCGTCATTAGAATGAAAAAGGCGATCAATCGTTTCATATGCTAAATTTTCCAACGATTCATAGGTCAGACAGGCCGACTTGTCGGCCTTGTCTGCACCGGTTGGTTGGGCTTTGACTTTGATTTCGCCAGGTTGCGCAGGCCGCCAGCGATACAAGCAAGACCACTCGAAATCAGTAAGAGCCGGCCGGCGGTATCTTTCTCGAGCACGGCCAATAGCAAGGCAACGGAGCCGAATACGGTCAGAGTCTTCGCGGTCAGGCTGACCTCTCGTAGGGACATCTTCCGACCGGACGTGCATGCAAAATGGTAGGCCAAGTAGCACGAAAACAGCGTGAATCCGGCGGTGAGAAAAATCGCTACCACACTTTTCAGGAATGTGACCGAGAACCAAAGTGACGCCCCTCCAACGGCACACAAGACGAGCGCGCAAATCACCCCAACCGCTCTTTCGAAAGAGGTCGGCTTACGATCGAGATTCCAGTCTGCACTCATCGGTTCTTAGCGCCCAACGTCTAAGCTGAGACAGGCCGACTTGTCGGCCTTGTCTGCACCAGGTGTGTTGGACTCTTTCCTGAGAATCATGATGCGCCAAACACTGATGCCGTGAGAAGGAGTAGGATCGAAGCAACGAACGCGACGAGGAATCTCAGATACCACTTTCGATACCACAACCCTTGGGGCGAAAGGGCCTCAGGACGAAACGGAAGAGTGCCCCAACTAAAAATCACCCAATCGCTGAATGGCCGCAGATCTTCATTTGTCTCACCGACAAGTAGAACATTCAGAATGGTCATGGCTGCCACCGAAATGAAGCCGACTGCAAAACAGAGACCTGCGACGATTTCCGCACTCATCAGCGTCCAACGTCTAAGCTGAGACAGGCCGACTTGTCGGCCTTGTCTCCGGCGATTGGTCCAGCCCTTTTTCTTTCGGAAACTCCCGAGTCACTGCTGGCTTAAAAACCAAGAAGTAGAGACACGCAGCCGAGAGGAATGGAACTGA
This portion of the Actomonas aquatica genome encodes:
- a CDS encoding SxtJ family membrane protein, which produces MSLIKINRHPSPKDLRVFATLWLLFLGVFGFVAQHRGASNLAWTLWSLAGLVGALGWIVPPAVRWVYLAAIYITSPIGFVLSHVILGLVYYLVLTPIGLIMRALGRDPLERRYDPTQTSYWKPRAGQRPPASYLKQH
- a CDS encoding DUF5989 family protein; this translates as MPDDTEPSFAEASRQEQRGMIAEFWDFIRHNKKWWLTPIIIVLLLVSALILLGGSGAAPFIYSLF